The Vigna radiata var. radiata cultivar VC1973A chromosome 6, Vradiata_ver6, whole genome shotgun sequence DNA segment CAAGCTACAAGAGATGAATCAgcagaaaaagatgaagatgatgaagttgttgttgttgctgctggcGCTGGGCGGCAGGAAGAGGGCGCTAGGCGCCAGCAGTGTTCTTTTCAATTCTATGTTCCTTTGCTTCTCCTTGCTTGACTACTCATCCAAGTGTTGCCAAgctttattaatgacctacaGAACATAGTAGAATGTATTTAGTTAGAGAgaaacatgctaagactttagaaagaaaagattaagttctcaatcaacttccctttcatagtcttagtgtagtcgatgcttctttggatgagaagtccctttaggggttgccatcaacTAGGGTTTGATGTTGACCAAGATGTGTACCGAGGTCAGATGGTTCCTCTTAATGACATTCCAGAAGGTACCTTCAATGTAGATAGTGAGTTGGCAGAATCGGAAGAGGCTGCTGTGGTGACGACTGCGGATGTTGGTGTGGTGACCGCtgatgttgttgttgaggaGGTGCCGGCTTCAAATGcgtaaattttttgtttctacTGTAATAGCTTCTAAGACTTTACTATTGAACTTTCTTTGATGTTGACTCCTTGCTGGATTTGCGTGTTTTGCTTTATTAGGTACTTTGATAGTGAGTCATTTAGGCGACTTTAATTCTGGATGCGCTTTATACTTGTTGCGACATTTCGCTAAGTGTTTCATGGTATACGTGTGTATTTCGTTGCTTTAAAAAGACACGTTAAAACATTAACATAATATCAATGGTTAATATAACTTACTTGTTTCATTTACGTGGACGATCATTGTCGTTCGATATAACTTAGATATTGACTCATTCGTCAGCACTTCTGCAATTGGGCGCTCGGAGTGATTTCTTCACGATTATATTTGTGCGTCCGGATAGTCATCTGTCAACGCTTTTGATGTTTGGGTGCTCGAATGGTATCCGTCAACGCTATTATAATTGGCGTCCGAATGCTGATTTATAGTTGGGCGTCTGGATAGGATCCGTCAACGCTTTCATAGTTGGGCATCCAGATAGGATCCGACAACGCTATTTTTAGTTGGGCGTCCGGATAGGATCCGTCAACGCTTTTATAATTGGCGTCCGGATGCTGATTTATCCGACAACGCTATTATTAGTTGCGCGTCCGGATAGGATCCGTCAACGCTTTCATAGTTGGGCGTCCGGATAGGATCCGACAACGCTATTATTAGTTGGGCGTCCGGATAGGATCCGTCNNNNNNNNNNNNNNNNNNNNNNNNNNNNNNNNNNNNNNNNNNNNNNNNNNNNNNNNNNNNNNNNNNNNNNNNNNNNNNNNNNNNNNNNNNNNNNNNNNNNNNNNNNNNNNNNNNNNNNNNNNNNNNNNNNNNNNNNNNNNNNNNNNNNNNNNNNNNNNNNNNNNNNNNNNNNNNNNNNNNNNNNNNNNNNNNNNNCGCTTTCATAGTTGGGCGTCCGGATAGGATCCGACAACGCTATTATTAGTTGGGCGTCCGGATAGGATCCGTCAACGCTTTCATAGTTGGGCGTCTGGATAAGATCCGACAACGctaggggtaacaccccttttttATAATCCGGATAGGATCCGACAACGCTATTGATAGTTGGGCGTCCGGATAGGATCCGTCAACGCTTTTATAATTGGCGTCCGGATGCTGATTTATCCGACAACGCTATTATTAGTTGGGCATCCGGATAGGATCCGTCAACGCTTTCATAGTTGGGCGTCCGGATAGGATCCGACAACGGTATTATTACTTGGGTGTCCGAATAAGATTCGTCAACGCTTTCATAGTTGGGCGTCCAGATAGGATCCGACAACGCTAGGGTTAGCACCCCTTTTTTATAAGTGGGGCGTCCGGATAGGATCCGACAACGCTATTGATAGTTGGGCGTCCGGATAGGATCCGTCAACGCTTTCATAGTTGGGCGTCCGGATAGGATCTGACAACGCTAGGGGTAGCACCCCCTTTTTTATAAGTGGGGCATCTGGATAGGATCCGACAACGCTAGGGGTAGCACCCCTTTTTTATAAGTAGGGCGTCCGGATAGGATCCGTAAACGCTTTGATAGTTGGGCATCCGGATAGGATCCAACAACGCTTTTATACTTGGGCGTCCGGATGCTGGTTTATCCGACAATGCTTTTATACTTGGGCGTTCGGATGCTGGTTTATCCGACAACGCTTTTATACTTGGGTGTTCAGATGCTGGTTTATCTGACAACGCTTTTATACTTGGGCGTCCGGATGGTATCCGTCAACGCTTTGATGATTGGGATGATATCCCCGTTTAATATAAGTTTCTGCACGTACTACATAATAAAATTCTTGGAATATATGTCACATATCATTCAAAGAACGAAATACTTGAGGTTTCATATGGAAAAGAAACAATAGCATCAacataaagaaaacaataagcTGAACTTTagctataataaaatttaaaaggtgTGTCGCGTTCCAAGTGTTGGGAACAGCTTTTCCATGGAGGAGTTCCAGGCGATACACTCCATTTGCTAAATCTTACGATATGCAAAAGGGTCCTTCCCATTTGTCAGCTAGCTTGTCgtgttctttattttttctggcATCTCCCTTCTTCCGCCATACAAGGTCGCCTTCCGCAAAGTTTCGAGGTTGTACCTTAGTGTTGAAGCGCCGAGTAATCAGTCATTTTTGGGCTGCATTTTTTATCATGGCGACTTCTCGCCATTCAGGCAAGATGTCCAGGTTTATTCGGAGATGTTCGTCGTTAAGACTCATATCTTGTATACCTCGTCTTATGGATGGTTCGCCCAATTCGACCGGTAGCATTGCATTAGTTCTGTAAGTGAGGTTGAATGGCATTTCTCTCGTTGATCTGTGAGGGGTACATTTGTAGGCCCATAAGACCTCAGGCAATTCTTCCACCCATAAGCCTTTTACTGCTCCAAGACACTTTTTTAGCTCAGATATGATTGCTTTATTCGCGGCTTCTGCTTGCCCGTTCATTTGCAGATGCTCAACAAAACTTGTTATGTGTTTGATTCCGAGACTTTTAAGAAAGTCTTCCAGCTTCCGTTCTACA contains these protein-coding regions:
- the LOC106763601 gene encoding uncharacterized protein LOC106763601; the protein is MPIWYLNVDGSSDRKGGGVGIVLEGPNGVIIEQAVSFNFQLNNNQAEYEALITGLVLAKELEIEQRKLEDFLKSLGIKHITSFVEHLQMNGQAEAANKAIISELKKCLGAVKGLWVEELPEVLWAYKCTPHRSTREMPFNLTYRTNAMLPVELGEPSIRRGIQDMSLNDEHLRINLDILPEWREVAMIKNAAQK